One genomic window of Malaciobacter molluscorum LMG 25693 includes the following:
- a CDS encoding shikimate dehydrogenase, which produces MSNNILNNTQVFAIFGDPVEHSKSPQMHNSAFEYLNIDAVYKKHHLKDGKKLKEEFLNNLYNGANITVPHKEQAFKQADEVIGIANKIQAVNTYIKKDDKVIAYNTDAAGFLKAIESFGEIKKVLILGAGGTSKAIALALQEEGKEVVVVNRSESKLNFFKENNIKCYSWKNFRLDYFDLVVNSTSAGLKDDKLPMNKSQLENIFLNSSYAFDCIYGKETPFLALAKKEGLETKDGEDMLLYQGVLAFEYFTNTKIDSKTIEIMRKALKEEN; this is translated from the coding sequence ATGTCAAATAATATTTTAAATAACACGCAAGTATTTGCGATTTTTGGAGATCCAGTAGAACACTCAAAATCGCCACAAATGCATAATAGTGCATTTGAATACTTAAATATTGATGCCGTGTATAAAAAGCATCATTTAAAAGATGGTAAAAAATTAAAAGAAGAGTTTTTAAATAATTTATATAATGGTGCAAACATCACAGTTCCACATAAAGAACAAGCTTTTAAACAAGCTGATGAAGTAATAGGAATAGCAAATAAAATACAAGCAGTTAATACATATATAAAAAAAGATGATAAAGTAATAGCTTATAATACAGATGCAGCTGGTTTCTTAAAAGCTATAGAAAGCTTTGGTGAAATTAAAAAAGTCCTTATTTTAGGTGCTGGTGGAACTTCAAAAGCAATTGCACTTGCTCTACAAGAAGAAGGCAAAGAAGTAGTTGTAGTAAATAGAAGTGAATCAAAACTTAATTTTTTTAAAGAAAATAATATCAAATGCTACTCTTGGAAAAATTTTAGACTTGATTATTTTGACTTAGTTGTAAACTCAACAAGTGCAGGATTAAAAGATGATAAACTTCCAATGAATAAATCTCAACTAGAAAATATCTTTTTGAATTCATCATATGCGTTTGACTGCATATATGGTAAAGAAACTCCATTTTTGGCACTTGCAAAAAAAGAGGGACTAGAAACAAAAGATGGTGAAGATATGCTTCTTTATCAAGGTGTTTTAGCATTCGAATATTTTACAAATACAAAAATAGATTCAAAAACTATTGAAATAATGAGAAAAGCACTTAAAGAAGAAAATTAA
- a CDS encoding helix-turn-helix transcriptional regulator has protein sequence MNSILKAYIPIANLIVKTFGKNCEVVLHDLTQPQNSVVYAANGEVTGRKVGQSFDHLIKMVLLNKDFKDDYVVNYFFETHDGKKIKSSSALIRNEKDEVIGMLCLNYDLTLSHLLQEELQGFLGNTSSTEDMKKQEEYILDQDIMSTLDNIIEQIFKNTVKNNEKLTRKKSLEIIKFMDEKGIFLVKGSIDKVANFMGVSKVTVYSYLDAIKGKR, from the coding sequence ATGAATTCAATTCTTAAAGCTTATATCCCTATCGCAAATTTAATTGTAAAAACTTTTGGAAAAAATTGTGAAGTTGTATTGCATGATTTAACACAACCTCAAAATTCTGTAGTTTATGCAGCAAATGGTGAAGTTACAGGAAGAAAAGTTGGGCAAAGTTTTGATCATCTTATCAAAATGGTTTTACTTAATAAAGATTTTAAAGATGATTATGTTGTCAATTATTTTTTTGAGACACATGATGGTAAAAAAATAAAATCTTCATCAGCTTTGATACGAAATGAAAAAGATGAAGTAATAGGTATGCTATGTCTTAATTATGATTTGACTTTATCTCATCTTTTACAAGAAGAATTACAAGGATTTTTGGGAAATACATCTTCAACTGAAGATATGAAAAAACAAGAAGAATATATACTTGATCAAGATATTATGAGTACACTTGATAATATCATCGAGCAGATATTTAAAAATACAGTTAAAAATAATGAAAAACTAACAAGAAAAAAAAGTTTAGAGATTATTAAATTTATGGATGAGAAAGGTATTTTTTTAGTAAAAGGTTCCATAGATAAAGTTGCAAACTTTATGGGTGTTTCAAAAGTAACTGTGTATAGTTATTTGGATGCAATAAAAGGGAAAAGATAA
- a CDS encoding threonine synthase, with amino-acid sequence MKYICSKCKKIEDVTSLKSKCDCGGLWKLKFHAPKFDLKLVDKNTWGLFRYRKFMPIIDDSWKDITLGEGMTPIIRFDENVLLKMDYFMPTLSFKDRGAAMLISHCKSIGVKSVVQDSSGNAGNSVAAYCAKANIKCEIFVPEGTSPKKINMIRSHNAKVNITPGSRDDCADICRNKVIEEKKYYANHVYNPFFYEGTKTYIYEVYEQLNRIPKNIFVPLGNGTLFIGVIKALEELLESELIETMPNIYAIQSEYCSPFVLATKNSELKLSKVISKPTLAEGIAIGVPMRAEEILEYIYKYNVKTIIAPEDNIIRSREILASKGIYCEHTTAASYAAYLQYCKDNESLSDCLISMCGAGLKSDH; translated from the coding sequence ATGAAATATATTTGTAGTAAATGTAAAAAAATAGAAGATGTAACATCTCTAAAATCAAAATGTGATTGTGGTGGATTATGGAAATTGAAATTTCATGCACCAAAATTTGATCTAAAACTTGTAGATAAAAATACATGGGGTCTATTTCGTTATAGAAAGTTTATGCCAATTATAGATGATAGTTGGAAAGATATTACTCTAGGAGAGGGAATGACTCCAATAATTAGATTTGATGAAAATGTATTATTAAAAATGGATTATTTTATGCCTACATTATCTTTTAAAGATAGAGGTGCAGCTATGTTAATTTCTCATTGTAAATCAATTGGAGTAAAAAGTGTAGTTCAAGATAGTAGTGGAAATGCAGGAAATAGTGTTGCTGCATATTGTGCAAAAGCCAATATAAAGTGCGAAATATTTGTTCCTGAAGGAACTTCACCTAAAAAAATAAATATGATTAGATCACATAATGCAAAAGTAAATATTACACCTGGTTCAAGAGATGATTGTGCAGATATTTGTAGAAATAAAGTTATTGAAGAGAAAAAATATTATGCAAATCATGTTTATAATCCATTTTTTTATGAAGGAACAAAAACATATATTTATGAAGTATATGAACAATTAAATAGAATTCCTAAAAATATATTTGTTCCTTTAGGAAATGGAACTTTATTTATTGGTGTTATTAAAGCTTTAGAAGAATTACTTGAAAGTGAGTTGATTGAAACAATGCCAAATATATATGCAATACAAAGTGAATATTGTTCTCCTTTTGTGTTAGCTACAAAAAACAGTGAATTAAAACTTTCTAAAGTAATTTCAAAACCTACATTAGCTGAAGGTATAGCAATTGGTGTTCCTATGAGAGCAGAAGAGATTTTAGAATATATTTATAAGTATAACGTAAAGACAATAATTGCACCAGAAGATAATATTATTAGAAGTAGAGAAATACTTGCGTCAAAAGGAATTTATTGTGAGCATACAACAGCTGCTTCATATGCTGCTTATTTACAATATTGTAAAGATAATGAAAGTTTAAGTGATTGTTTAATTTCAATGTGTGGAGCAGGGTTGAAATCTGACCACTAA
- a CDS encoding RidA family protein yields MKIIKKVKNLKANGHYALAVVDEGRVYLSGQFSIDPNNGEKKFGTMQDELKQILNNIELILQEAGSCKEKVLKVNIYINDLDKWAIVDSIYSDFFQKHTPARTIATLSKLHFGFKVEVDVIASC; encoded by the coding sequence TTGAAAATAATAAAAAAAGTAAAAAACTTAAAAGCAAATGGTCATTACGCATTGGCTGTTGTAGATGAGGGTAGAGTCTATTTGTCAGGACAATTTTCAATTGATCCAAATAATGGTGAAAAAAAATTTGGAACAATGCAAGATGAATTAAAACAAATACTAAATAATATAGAATTAATTCTACAAGAAGCAGGATCTTGTAAAGAAAAGGTTTTAAAAGTAAATATTTACATTAATGATTTAGATAAATGGGCTATTGTTGATAGTATATATAGTGATTTTTTCCAAAAGCACACACCTGCTCGTACTATTGCAACCTTATCAAAACTTCATTTTGGATTTAAAGTAGAAGTTGATGTTATTGCATCTTGTTAA
- a CDS encoding gamma-glutamyltransferase family protein gives MSNLPLTQKSKNAMVVSPHHAASDAGLEILKKGGNAIEATIAIASSLAIHYPHMTGIGGDAFWLIYDPEEGVSFIEGSGYSGFDVNMNLYKDLKTIPFRGKLAANSVAGAVSSWDLAYKKSKEIWQGKIDSSILVQEAVNSAYEGIVVTQSLHDTLKEKKNELIKDSCFAEIYYPNNEVPKIGELLVQEKLGKTIKILGEKGFDDFYKGNIAKDIADDFKVKEGLITKNDLEKHNAKWQKPLQVKTSNAKIFNASAPTQGVASLMIIGLFDRWVKKLPKKDSSDHIHLLVEATKIAFKHRNKMSTAATSQELQAWLEPAYLDKLSEEIDFQKAAPWGENTAPGDTTWFGAIDSKGRVVSAIQSIYHEFGSGFTLPKTGIVWQNRGCSFSLDSTHIQSLEPHKKPFHTLNPAIALFDDGRVMAYGTMGGDGQPQTQAAIFTRYAYYDEDLQTSINNPRWLLGRTWGNSSQSLKLESRFDDEIIEYLKQKGHDVEILGELDSAVGHAGALVYYPSKKILGAFDPRSDGKASNF, from the coding sequence ATGTCTAATTTACCTTTAACTCAAAAATCAAAAAATGCCATGGTAGTATCTCCACATCATGCAGCTTCTGATGCAGGATTAGAAATATTAAAAAAAGGAGGAAATGCAATTGAAGCAACAATAGCAATTGCCTCATCATTAGCAATACACTATCCTCATATGACAGGAATTGGTGGTGATGCATTTTGGTTAATATATGACCCAGAAGAAGGTGTAAGTTTTATTGAAGGCTCTGGTTATTCAGGCTTTGATGTAAATATGAATTTATATAAAGATTTGAAAACAATCCCATTTAGAGGAAAACTTGCAGCAAATAGTGTTGCAGGTGCTGTTTCATCATGGGATTTAGCTTATAAAAAAAGTAAAGAAATCTGGCAGGGTAAAATTGATAGTTCTATTCTTGTTCAGGAGGCTGTAAATTCTGCATATGAAGGAATTGTTGTAACACAATCTTTACATGATACATTAAAAGAGAAAAAAAATGAATTAATAAAAGATTCTTGCTTTGCAGAAATATATTATCCAAATAATGAAGTACCTAAAATTGGTGAATTATTAGTCCAAGAAAAACTTGGAAAAACTATTAAGATTTTAGGAGAAAAAGGTTTTGATGATTTTTACAAAGGAAATATAGCTAAAGATATTGCAGATGATTTTAAAGTAAAAGAGGGTTTAATAACAAAAAATGATTTAGAAAAACATAATGCGAAATGGCAAAAACCTTTACAAGTAAAAACAAGCAATGCAAAAATATTTAATGCTTCTGCTCCAACACAAGGAGTTGCTTCACTTATGATTATTGGTTTATTTGATAGATGGGTAAAAAAACTTCCTAAAAAGGACTCTTCAGATCATATTCATTTACTTGTTGAAGCAACAAAGATTGCTTTTAAACATAGAAATAAGATGAGTACAGCAGCAACTTCACAAGAGTTACAAGCATGGCTAGAACCAGCATATTTAGATAAATTAAGTGAAGAAATAGATTTTCAAAAAGCTGCACCTTGGGGTGAAAATACAGCACCAGGAGATACAACTTGGTTTGGAGCAATAGATTCAAAAGGAAGAGTTGTAAGTGCAATTCAAAGTATTTATCATGAATTTGGAAGTGGGTTTACTCTTCCTAAAACTGGTATTGTTTGGCAAAATAGAGGTTGCAGTTTTTCTCTAGATTCAACACATATTCAATCTTTAGAACCTCATAAGAAACCTTTTCATACCTTAAATCCAGCAATTGCGCTTTTTGATGATGGAAGAGTTATGGCTTATGGAACAATGGGAGGAGATGGACAGCCTCAAACACAAGCTGCAATTTTTACAAGATATGCATATTATGATGAAGATTTACAAACATCAATAAATAATCCAAGATGGTTATTAGGTAGAACTTGGGGCAATTCCTCACAAAGTTTAAAATTAGAATCAAGATTTGACGATGAAATCATTGAATACTTAAAACAAAAAGGTCATGATGTTGAGATTTTAGGAGAACTAGATTCTGCTGTTGGACATGCTGGTGCGTTAGTTTATTATCCATCAAAAAAAATACTAGGTGCATTTGACCCAAGAAGTGATGGAAAAGCTTCAAACTTTTAA
- a CDS encoding sulfite exporter TauE/SafE family protein, protein MNELLILIPILLGSGIIAGLLAGLLGVGGGIVIVPMLYHIFMYMHIDISIAMPLAIGTSLSTIVVTSIISARSHHKKGGIDWELSKRWIPFVIFGVLLGTISSKFIDGSNLKFMFGVLLLIISINMIVSSFKTLVISNELPGKFRQSIFATLLGGFASMLGIGGGTLMVPLLTLFSFPIHRAVSTASIFGLIISVPATISYIIIGWNIENLPIASTGYVNWIAFIILVPMTMFFAPFGVKLAYKLNVKQLKIAFAVFLACVGLKMVLV, encoded by the coding sequence ATGAATGAATTATTAATTTTAATACCAATATTATTAGGAAGTGGTATCATTGCTGGTTTATTAGCTGGTCTTCTTGGTGTAGGAGGTGGAATTGTTATAGTTCCTATGTTATACCATATTTTTATGTATATGCATATTGATATTTCTATTGCAATGCCTTTAGCAATTGGTACATCACTATCTACAATAGTAGTAACATCAATAATTTCAGCAAGATCTCACCACAAAAAAGGTGGTATTGATTGGGAATTATCTAAAAGATGGATTCCTTTTGTTATATTTGGTGTTTTATTAGGAACAATATCATCAAAATTTATAGATGGATCAAATTTAAAATTTATGTTTGGAGTTTTACTTTTAATAATATCTATAAATATGATTGTTAGTAGTTTTAAAACATTAGTAATATCAAATGAACTTCCAGGAAAATTTAGACAATCTATTTTTGCTACATTATTAGGTGGTTTTGCTTCTATGTTAGGAATTGGAGGAGGAACACTTATGGTTCCTTTATTAACTTTGTTCTCTTTCCCAATTCATAGAGCTGTAAGCACAGCATCAATTTTTGGTCTAATTATTAGTGTACCTGCAACAATAAGTTATATTATTATAGGATGGAATATAGAAAATTTGCCTATAGCATCAACTGGTTATGTTAATTGGATTGCTTTCATTATTTTAGTACCTATGACTATGTTTTTTGCTCCATTTGGAGTAAAATTAGCTTATAAACTAAATGTAAAACAATTAAAAATTGCATTTGCAGTATTTTTGGCTTGTGTAGGATTAAAAATGGTATTGGTTTAA